A section of the Solitalea canadensis DSM 3403 genome encodes:
- a CDS encoding ATP-binding protein: MSLSLFSTKPNESGFRLHAYEIWNWGTFDDKIWTLQPRGETSLLTGANASGKTTLVDGLLTLLVPEKRMRFYNQTAGSKGERTEDSYVMGEYGETENEITNAREIKRLRAEKTKAQSILLAVFQNESQFVTLIQARWFAGGELKRTFIIAYKELSISRDLMPFDSNGDWKKRLKQKYPKQGSKELLMFMDSPGEYGRMMRKVLGMRSEKSHTLFSQTIGLKVLGNLDEFVRFQMLEERDSEIEFQKIKSYFKTLNDAHRAIEKTNKQIELLSPIRDVGVTLTADKVDLVLQEKHQEILPLWFARKSQSLIESFLSSESKIKEKGETEISLLQQEIGDVEDKIVKVSVQIESDEVGRQVGDIEKEIKRLIREKEDKEKVLKQYNRLAEELDFQLNPESASLFEEQRNTAKDSKSKVSIELEKLEEDQYQAKRLKEKLNEQFDNISNELSILQSQKNNITGSTARIRKELLDYTGASELEIPFVAELIKIKGDEKYWEPAIEKVLHNFALRLIVPDKYYQQVNEYINNYDLRGRMIYQRFNKRDVSPRLFQQVDEGELIYKLEFKKTEYTEWVQSEINKKFNFICTDDLESFQLLEKALTSKGLFKNSTRHEKDDRPEVKNQQLYVLGWDNKEKLSVLKGKAAELNLAVSESVKKIEYIKNQQDRQKNIGDNLTRFIEHDDFKKIDWWSLSSKIQENKIRIEALQKSNDRVKTLKDQRDGLVANLQVLKSKLDGLKNTITIIGAEIKQQQQKLRETIEIINRYIILPDQTDILCFENTFITDIDLKLDSIDNFRKRIQSIIYESIETYKDKIRSQESAVETLMRAFINPPRNITDQFEDWSSETHRLRERAEFIDEYIALLDKLEKQELAGYKQQFKKYLNEEMITKMSDFQTWLERQEEDIEDNIETLNKSLEKIDFKSNPPTFIKLHIEKDYAPRVKDFKIRLNDWKPNLIEFERTKDDNILEQSFNKIKGLLDYLTSDETARKEVLDVRNWLKFKAVEHHKEDKTKIFRSYTGTAKLSGGEGAQLTYTILGSAIAYQFGIHQEGLNTNSFRFICVDEAFSKQDDEKARFLMELCKQLHLQVMVVSPAKAEEVAIVEPYIARVHFVQRKDNRHSVVYDMPIKQLVEHREDYLQSELS; the protein is encoded by the coding sequence ATGAGCTTAAGTCTGTTTAGTACCAAACCCAATGAATCTGGCTTTAGGTTACATGCTTATGAGATCTGGAATTGGGGAACTTTTGATGATAAGATATGGACGCTCCAGCCCCGAGGCGAGACATCCCTGTTAACTGGTGCAAACGCATCAGGTAAGACAACGTTAGTAGATGGTTTGTTAACCTTGCTAGTACCAGAAAAAAGGATGCGGTTTTATAATCAGACTGCAGGCTCTAAAGGTGAGCGTACGGAAGATAGTTACGTAATGGGAGAATATGGAGAAACAGAAAATGAAATTACAAACGCTAGAGAGATTAAGAGGTTAAGGGCCGAAAAGACTAAGGCCCAATCCATTTTATTAGCTGTATTTCAGAATGAATCCCAATTTGTTACCCTAATCCAGGCACGCTGGTTTGCCGGTGGCGAATTAAAGAGAACATTTATTATCGCTTATAAAGAATTATCAATAAGCAGGGATCTGATGCCTTTTGATAGCAATGGGGACTGGAAGAAGAGATTAAAGCAAAAATACCCTAAACAAGGGAGTAAAGAATTATTGATGTTTATGGATAGCCCTGGCGAATATGGGAGGATGATGAGGAAGGTATTAGGTATGCGTTCAGAGAAGTCACATACGCTCTTTAGTCAAACCATTGGTCTTAAGGTATTAGGGAATCTGGATGAATTTGTTCGCTTTCAGATGTTAGAAGAGAGGGATTCAGAAATCGAATTTCAGAAGATTAAATCCTACTTCAAAACATTAAATGATGCCCACAGAGCAATCGAGAAGACAAACAAGCAGATTGAACTCCTTTCTCCAATTCGTGATGTTGGGGTAACTCTTACCGCTGATAAGGTTGATTTAGTGCTACAAGAAAAGCACCAGGAAATCTTGCCACTATGGTTTGCTAGGAAAAGCCAATCATTAATTGAATCATTTCTTTCTTCAGAGAGCAAAATAAAAGAGAAAGGAGAAACAGAAATAAGTCTATTACAGCAGGAGATTGGAGATGTAGAGGATAAAATCGTAAAAGTATCAGTTCAAATCGAATCCGATGAGGTCGGAAGGCAGGTTGGTGATATTGAAAAAGAAATCAAAAGACTAATTCGGGAAAAGGAGGATAAAGAAAAAGTATTAAAACAGTATAATCGTTTAGCCGAAGAATTAGACTTCCAATTAAACCCAGAATCGGCAAGCTTATTTGAGGAACAAAGAAATACTGCAAAAGATAGTAAATCTAAAGTGAGCATTGAGCTGGAAAAATTGGAAGAAGATCAGTATCAGGCAAAAAGACTTAAGGAAAAGTTGAATGAGCAATTTGATAATATATCCAATGAGCTAAGCATCCTTCAGTCTCAAAAAAATAATATCACTGGCTCTACTGCAAGAATTAGAAAAGAATTATTAGACTATACGGGTGCCTCAGAATTAGAAATCCCCTTTGTAGCTGAGTTAATTAAAATAAAAGGAGATGAAAAATATTGGGAGCCAGCTATTGAAAAGGTTCTGCATAATTTTGCACTTCGTTTAATCGTACCTGATAAATATTATCAGCAAGTAAATGAATATATAAATAATTACGATTTAAGAGGTCGCATGATTTATCAAAGATTCAATAAAAGAGACGTATCCCCAAGATTGTTCCAACAAGTGGATGAAGGTGAATTGATTTATAAGCTTGAGTTCAAAAAAACTGAGTACACCGAATGGGTTCAATCTGAAATTAACAAAAAGTTCAATTTTATTTGTACAGATGATTTGGAATCGTTCCAATTATTAGAAAAGGCTCTTACCAGCAAAGGCTTATTCAAGAATTCCACCCGTCATGAAAAGGACGACAGGCCTGAAGTTAAAAACCAGCAACTATATGTTCTTGGTTGGGACAATAAGGAAAAGTTATCTGTTTTGAAGGGAAAAGCAGCGGAGTTAAATCTTGCGGTATCCGAGTCCGTAAAAAAAATAGAGTATATCAAAAATCAACAGGATAGACAAAAAAACATAGGAGACAATTTAACTCGTTTCATTGAACATGATGATTTCAAAAAGATAGATTGGTGGAGTCTTTCGTCGAAAATTCAGGAAAATAAAATAAGAATAGAAGCACTTCAAAAGAGCAATGACCGAGTTAAAACACTTAAAGATCAGCGAGATGGATTAGTGGCCAATTTGCAAGTATTGAAGTCAAAGTTAGATGGGCTAAAAAATACTATAACTATTATCGGTGCAGAAATAAAGCAGCAGCAGCAGAAACTACGAGAGACGATTGAAATTATTAACAGGTATATTATTCTTCCAGACCAGACAGATATCCTGTGTTTTGAAAACACCTTCATCACTGATATTGATTTAAAATTAGATTCTATTGACAATTTTAGGAAGAGGATACAAAGCATAATCTACGAAAGTATTGAGACCTATAAGGACAAAATAAGATCTCAGGAAAGTGCTGTTGAGACTTTGATGAGAGCCTTTATCAATCCACCACGAAATATTACGGATCAATTTGAAGATTGGAGTTCGGAAACCCATCGTTTAAGAGAGCGGGCTGAGTTTATAGATGAATACATCGCATTGTTAGATAAACTAGAAAAACAGGAACTCGCAGGGTATAAACAACAGTTTAAGAAATACCTTAATGAAGAGATGATTACGAAGATGTCTGATTTTCAGACATGGTTAGAAAGGCAGGAAGAGGATATTGAGGATAACATTGAAACCCTGAATAAATCTCTTGAAAAAATTGATTTTAAGAGTAATCCCCCAACATTTATTAAACTGCATATCGAGAAGGATTATGCCCCACGGGTAAAGGATTTCAAGATCAGATTAAATGATTGGAAGCCTAATCTTATTGAATTCGAAAGAACGAAAGATGATAATATCCTAGAACAAAGTTTTAATAAAATTAAAGGCTTATTGGACTATCTCACCTCGGATGAAACCGCAAGAAAAGAAGTGCTGGACGTTAGAAATTGGCTTAAATTTAAAGCTGTTGAACATCATAAGGAAGATAAAACAAAAATATTTCGGAGCTATACTGGAACGGCAAAGCTTTCTGGCGGTGAAGGAGCTCAACTTACTTACACCATCTTGGGTTCAGCAATTGCTTACCAATTCGGTATTCATCAGGAAGGCTTAAATACTAATTCTTTCCGTTTTATTTGCGTAGATGAAGCATTCAGTAAACAGGATGATGAAAAGGCAAGGTTTTTAATGGAGTTATGTAAACAGCTTCATTTGCAGGTTATGGTAGTGTCACCGGCGAAGGCTGAAGAGGTCGCAATCGTTGAGCCATATATTGCACGGGTCCATTTCGTACAACGTAAGGATAATCGTCATTCCGTTGTTTATGATATGCCAATAAAACAGTTAGTAGAGCATCGGGAAGATTATTTACAGTCTGAATTATCATGA
- a CDS encoding DUF4194 domain-containing protein produces MEFINPNIAVYAKAAVKLLQGPVFEDQKELWEEINKYHVELTRYFEKIAVNVIIDNRDGYAYLKQIELDDSGLTIGLIRRIPLSYDLTLVCVLLREWLLEFESNDVETTNLYITVKQFRDRLEMFFKEKTNELKFIKELNKHLDACEKMGFLKIVNKQSSNSDDDLYEVKRIIKARITNDELTRFKQLLEDELKSV; encoded by the coding sequence ATGGAGTTTATAAATCCTAACATAGCAGTTTATGCAAAGGCAGCAGTTAAATTATTACAAGGGCCTGTATTTGAGGATCAAAAAGAATTATGGGAAGAGATTAACAAATACCATGTAGAGCTGACCCGGTATTTTGAGAAAATAGCGGTCAATGTAATAATAGATAACCGCGATGGGTATGCATATCTTAAACAAATAGAGTTAGATGACTCGGGATTAACTATAGGGCTTATTCGGCGGATACCGCTTAGTTATGACTTGACCTTAGTTTGTGTATTACTGAGAGAATGGCTGCTTGAGTTTGAATCCAATGATGTTGAAACTACCAATCTATATATCACAGTTAAACAATTTAGGGATCGACTTGAAATGTTCTTCAAAGAAAAAACAAATGAGCTTAAGTTTATCAAAGAGCTTAATAAACATTTAGACGCTTGTGAGAAAATGGGTTTTCTTAAAATTGTAAATAAGCAATCGTCCAATTCCGATGACGACCTGTATGAAGTGAAACGTATCATAAAGGCTCGCATAACAAATGATGAACTAACTCGATTTAAACAATTATTAGAAGATGAGCTTAAGTCTGTTTAG
- a CDS encoding tyrosine-type recombinase/integrase, which translates to MLPPISNQKFNSYLKEIAEIIGLNKHLTHHIARKTFTSTVLMDNDIPIEIVSYLLGHSKTSTTEVYYGKIVRNKVAEHMRNLQSKLGKISSSKDIDEL; encoded by the coding sequence TTGTTACCTCCAATTTCAAACCAAAAATTCAATAGTTACTTAAAAGAAATTGCTGAAATAATAGGATTAAATAAACATCTCACTCACCACATTGCAAGAAAAACTTTTACTTCGACAGTGCTAATGGATAATGACATTCCTATTGAAATTGTATCCTACTTACTGGGTCATAGCAAAACAAGTACAACTGAAGTGTATTACGGCAAAATAGTGAGAAATAAAGTAGCTGAGCACATGAGAAATCTGCAATCCAAACTAGGCAAAATAAGTAGCTCTAAAGACATTGATGAATTATAA
- a CDS encoding Arm DNA-binding domain-containing protein, whose translation MINNLNILYFLYRSKTKTDGTIPICCRITVNGVRKQFSTSHSVREKVWNNKNTKS comes from the coding sequence ATGATAAACAATTTAAACATCCTGTATTTCTTATACAGATCAAAAACAAAAACAGACGGAACCATTCCTATCTGTTGCAGAATAACAGTAAATGGAGTAAGGAAACAATTCTCAACTTCTCATTCTGTGAGGGAAAAAGTATGGAATAATAAAAACACAAAGAGTTAA
- a CDS encoding DUF1493 family protein has translation MDNEIFDTIKKFIVKQAAVTEIEVTECASLENDLGITGDDAVEFIIAFGKEFNVDVSKFSAAEYFEPEGDRIFPAIIRLFTGRQKAKQKDLIMKHLEKAVIAGRLDEEVINS, from the coding sequence ATGGACAATGAGATTTTTGATACGATAAAAAAGTTTATAGTAAAACAAGCTGCTGTTACTGAAATTGAAGTTACGGAATGTGCCTCTTTAGAAAATGATTTAGGCATCACAGGTGATGATGCTGTTGAATTTATTATCGCATTTGGTAAGGAATTCAATGTAGATGTATCTAAATTTTCAGCAGCAGAGTATTTTGAACCTGAAGGAGATAGAATTTTTCCAGCTATAATAAGGCTATTTACAGGTAGGCAAAAAGCAAAGCAAAAAGATTTAATAATGAAACATCTTGAAAAGGCAGTAATTGCAGGTCGTTTGGATGAGGAAGTGATTAATAGTTGA
- a CDS encoding GNAT family N-acetyltransferase, translated as MKIFAETERLVLRELAYTDENDLFEMDSDPDVHLFLENNPVKSIDEITKVIEMLKKQYKENGIARWAVVDKVTNECVGWSGLKYFNQLLNNHHNFYELGYRFKKKHWGKGFATESSIAIVDYGFNNLNVDSIFAITDPKNVNSKKVLTKLGFDFQETFDYEGDPTDWFELKKMNWGNKKSNR; from the coding sequence ATGAAAATATTTGCAGAAACCGAACGACTAGTTTTAAGAGAATTAGCATACACAGACGAAAATGACTTATTCGAAATGGACTCTGACCCAGACGTTCATTTGTTTTTAGAAAACAATCCTGTAAAGTCAATTGACGAAATAACAAAAGTGATTGAAATGCTTAAAAAGCAGTACAAGGAAAATGGAATTGCACGTTGGGCTGTAGTTGACAAGGTAACAAATGAATGTGTTGGTTGGTCGGGACTAAAGTATTTCAATCAGTTACTAAATAATCACCACAATTTTTACGAACTCGGTTATCGGTTTAAGAAAAAGCATTGGGGAAAAGGTTTTGCTACAGAATCTTCAATCGCAATAGTAGACTACGGATTTAATAATTTGAATGTAGATTCAATATTTGCAATTACCGACCCCAAAAATGTAAACTCTAAAAAAGTATTGACTAAGTTAGGTTTTGACTTTCAAGAAACGTTTGACTATGAAGGTGACCCGACAGATTGGTTTGAATTAAAAAAAATGAATTGGGGAAATAAAAAGTCTAACCGCTAA
- a CDS encoding DUF3375 domain-containing protein, translated as MLESFHSILKVRIHIDSAITLKLLRARNLPLIITFLNREFKENEQMMIPYQSLVQKLGDFLEEIEYGDDDDDEFKSVKLILDFDEKAKLYIDRWIDLNYLRNIMDDSSKVLFVLLSKHTEKAFQFFDLLKEREFVGTESKFKDIFHKLRDIVENANPDKVKRLDELEKRKQTIEEEIRKIKIDGFVTTYEDYQVKSRYEDINRLANELIGDFKEVEDNFKDITRRIYERQQNTNLSKGKLLAETFDALYELRATDQGKSFYAFWQFMLDDVSQADFQKLTKEVYQVLEDRGIEVSSRSLRKLKNLLHIAARRVLDKNGILADKLSREIVAKDQLESRKTRELMSAIRTMAIKRINKPFERDVCMELDGDADVYLPLERKLGEKPEVNIFTMNAESASLAIEDIGDLSKLFNADLIEKKLLLDNIYELLLDRSQISLKEIVEIKGITKGLSELLAYITLVNTSSKFFINDTVKETICFDDYLNKYLELPQIIFSN; from the coding sequence ATGCTGGAATCTTTTCATTCTATATTAAAAGTAAGAATCCATATTGATTCTGCTATTACCCTAAAATTACTTCGGGCTCGGAATCTTCCGTTGATTATTACTTTCTTGAATCGGGAGTTTAAGGAGAACGAACAAATGATGATCCCATATCAGAGCCTTGTGCAAAAGTTGGGAGATTTTTTAGAGGAGATTGAATATGGAGATGATGATGATGATGAATTTAAATCAGTTAAACTCATCCTTGATTTCGATGAAAAGGCAAAGTTGTATATTGATCGTTGGATAGATTTGAACTATCTGCGCAATATAATGGATGATAGCAGCAAAGTACTTTTTGTGTTGCTTTCAAAGCATACTGAAAAAGCCTTTCAGTTTTTTGATCTATTGAAAGAGAGGGAGTTCGTTGGCACAGAATCTAAGTTTAAAGATATTTTTCATAAACTAAGGGATATAGTTGAAAATGCTAATCCTGATAAAGTGAAACGTCTTGATGAACTTGAAAAGAGAAAACAAACAATTGAGGAAGAAATTAGAAAAATAAAAATCGATGGATTTGTAACAACTTATGAGGACTATCAAGTTAAATCAAGGTATGAAGATATAAACCGGTTGGCAAATGAATTAATTGGTGATTTTAAAGAAGTAGAGGATAATTTTAAAGATATAACAAGAAGAATTTACGAACGTCAACAAAATACGAATCTTTCTAAGGGTAAATTACTTGCTGAGACGTTTGATGCATTATATGAACTGCGGGCAACTGACCAAGGCAAAAGCTTTTATGCATTTTGGCAATTTATGCTCGACGATGTGAGCCAGGCAGATTTTCAGAAATTGACTAAAGAAGTTTATCAGGTCCTGGAAGATCGGGGAATCGAAGTTTCGTCTCGTTCTCTTCGCAAGCTAAAAAATTTGCTTCATATAGCTGCCAGAAGAGTACTTGATAAGAATGGGATATTAGCAGATAAGCTTAGTCGGGAAATTGTGGCAAAAGATCAGCTGGAATCTCGTAAAACAAGAGAGTTAATGTCAGCTATTCGTACGATGGCTATAAAACGTATCAACAAACCATTCGAACGAGACGTCTGCATGGAATTGGATGGAGACGCAGATGTTTATCTTCCTTTGGAAAGAAAACTAGGTGAAAAACCTGAAGTTAACATATTCACTATGAATGCTGAAAGCGCATCCCTAGCTATAGAAGATATAGGGGATTTATCAAAACTCTTCAATGCCGATCTAATAGAGAAGAAATTATTGCTTGATAATATTTACGAACTGCTTTTGGACAGAAGTCAGATCTCATTGAAAGAGATTGTTGAAATAAAGGGAATAACAAAAGGATTATCAGAACTCTTGGCATATATTACATTGGTTAATACCTCTAGTAAATTTTTCATAAATGATACAGTTAAAGAGACAATCTGCTTTGACGATTACCTTAACAAATACCTCGAACTACCTCAAATTATATTTTCAAACTAA
- a CDS encoding phage integrase SAM-like domain-containing protein, translating into MQVFEHHNYKMRNLINKEYSPKTHQKFVAIQNNIQEFLKYHFKKSDIALTDLKLSFLDDLDYYFKTVKNHNQNTINKTIERVKKVIKVAKVMVGFRLTHFFCIRKRNI; encoded by the coding sequence ATGCAGGTCTTTGAACATCATAATTACAAGATGAGAAACCTTATCAATAAAGAATACTCTCCAAAGACTCATCAAAAGTTCGTTGCCATCCAGAATAACATTCAAGAATTTTTAAAGTATCATTTCAAAAAATCAGACATTGCTTTAACAGATTTAAAACTCAGCTTTTTAGACGACCTAGATTACTATTTTAAAACAGTAAAAAATCACAATCAAAACACAATTAATAAAACTATTGAGAGGGTTAAAAAAGTTATCAAAGTTGCCAAGGTAATGGTTGGATTCAGATTGACCCATTTCTTTTGTATAAGAAAAAGAAATATCTAA
- a CDS encoding colicin immunity domain-containing protein, with amino-acid sequence MDSIFLDIDEYNPEELFDLNDKFNINENVLRERLRDKLSILNRLL; translated from the coding sequence ATGGACTCGATTTTCCTTGATATTGATGAATATAATCCAGAAGAATTGTTTGACCTCAATGATAAATTTAATATTAATGAGAATGTGTTAAGAGAAAGACTAAGAGACAAGCTATCCATTCTTAATAGGTTACTTTAA
- a CDS encoding Arm DNA-binding domain-containing protein: protein MIYCRISVGSVRKEFSLKREIEISKWDQKAGYVKGSSQQAIDINSYIDKVKFDGLQFIRKYWT from the coding sequence TTGATTTATTGCCGTATCTCAGTAGGAAGTGTAAGAAAGGAATTTTCGCTAAAAAGAGAGATTGAAATATCGAAATGGGATCAGAAGGCAGGTTATGTTAAAGGTAGTTCTCAACAAGCAATTGATATAAATTCCTATATCGATAAAGTTAAATTTGATGGGCTGCAATTCATAAGGAAATATTGGACATGA